One genomic region from Serinus canaria isolate serCan28SL12 chromosome 7, serCan2020, whole genome shotgun sequence encodes:
- the NDUFB3 gene encoding NADH dehydrogenase [ubiquinone] 1 beta subcomplex subunit 3 produces the protein MGHGGDHGHGHGHGHDKVELPDYRQWKVEGTPLEEVQRRLAQRGLRDPWARNEAWRFQGGFARPITVTEIFTRGFKWGAAAFIIALGIEYSLFPPKKNGGHH, from the exons ATGGGACACGGAGGTGACCACGGCCACGGCCACGGCCATGGCCATGACAAAGTGGAGCTCCCTGACTACAGGCAGTGGAAGGTGGAGGGGACTCCCCTCGAGGAGGTGCAGAGAAGGCTGGCTCAGAGGGGGCTGAGGGATCCCTGGGCTCG tAATGAAGCCTGGAGGTTCCAGGGTGGCTTTGCAAGACCTATCACtgtaacagaaatatttaccaGGGGATTCAagtggggagctgcagccttcATCATTGCTCTGGGCATTGAATATTCACTGTTTCCTCCAAAGAAGAATGGAGGCCACCACTGA